A genomic window from Klebsiella quasipneumoniae subsp. quasipneumoniae includes:
- a CDS encoding PTS system mannose/fructose/sorbose family transporter subunit IID, whose protein sequence is MSEMTQTLSGAAQPQSDDASRVTARDLRSVFWRSFTLQGSWNYERQQHMGYAFAMSPALKRIYQDPTELGRALQRHLVLFNTTPHLSTFIFGLSIAMEEENQRNPEFNEESINAIKTSLMGPLAGIGDSIFWGSLKVIAAGMGIYFAQQGSLLGPIMALLVYNLPHLLCRWYGLKLGYRAGTTWLMRIYQSGLMDRVTYIASIVGLMVVGAMTASMIDITTPLSFTAGQTTMKAQEFIDKILPSLLPLLFTLGMYKLIRKGVNINWILLGTIAFGMAASALGLL, encoded by the coding sequence ATGAGTGAAATGACGCAGACCCTGTCAGGCGCCGCCCAGCCGCAAAGCGATGACGCAAGCCGGGTCACCGCTCGGGATTTACGCAGCGTGTTCTGGCGCTCCTTTACGCTGCAGGGCTCGTGGAACTACGAGCGCCAGCAGCATATGGGCTACGCCTTCGCAATGTCGCCGGCCCTGAAGCGCATCTATCAGGACCCGACGGAACTGGGGCGCGCCCTGCAGCGCCATCTGGTACTGTTTAACACTACGCCGCACCTCTCCACCTTTATCTTCGGCTTGTCGATCGCTATGGAAGAGGAGAATCAACGCAATCCCGAATTTAATGAAGAATCAATAAACGCGATTAAAACCAGCCTGATGGGGCCTCTGGCGGGTATCGGTGACTCCATATTCTGGGGGTCATTGAAGGTGATTGCCGCCGGGATGGGGATTTATTTCGCCCAGCAGGGCAGCCTCCTGGGACCGATAATGGCGTTGTTAGTTTATAACCTACCGCATCTGTTGTGCCGCTGGTATGGGCTGAAGCTCGGCTATCGGGCTGGCACCACCTGGCTGATGCGGATTTACCAAAGCGGACTCATGGATCGGGTCACCTATATCGCGTCAATCGTTGGCCTGATGGTCGTCGGCGCGATGACCGCCAGTATGATAGATATCACCACCCCGCTCAGCTTCACTGCCGGGCAGACGACCATGAAGGCGCAGGAGTTTATCGACAAAATACTTCCTTCTCTGCTGCCTCTGCTTTTCACCCTTGGGATGTACAAGCTGATCCGTAAGGGAGTCAACATCAACTGGATCCTGTTAGGCACCATCGCGTTTGGCATGGCGGCCAGCGCGTTAGGCCTGCTTTAA
- a CDS encoding PTS sugar transporter subunit IIB: MIKLVRIDYRLLHGQVVFAWTRALDIDHIIVANAKAAADAFITMSLNLAKPAGVTLDIATVEQAAEKLNGGKLDHKKVMVVLGNTAETLALVEKVPGISAINYGGLPQKEGARQFGKAIYLTEEEIAHSRALKEKGIRLEMRQVPAHSAELLNDQL, translated from the coding sequence ATGATTAAACTCGTGCGCATTGATTATCGGCTGCTGCACGGCCAGGTGGTTTTTGCCTGGACCCGAGCGCTGGATATCGATCATATCATCGTCGCTAACGCCAAAGCCGCGGCGGATGCCTTCATTACGATGTCGCTTAACCTGGCCAAGCCGGCGGGCGTCACGCTGGACATCGCCACCGTTGAACAGGCGGCGGAAAAGCTTAACGGCGGCAAGTTGGATCATAAAAAAGTCATGGTGGTCCTTGGCAATACTGCTGAAACCCTCGCACTGGTAGAAAAAGTCCCGGGAATTAGCGCAATTAATTACGGCGGTCTGCCACAGAAGGAAGGGGCAAGACAATTCGGCAAGGCCATCTATCTGACCGAAGAGGAAATCGCCCATAGCAGAGCGCTAAAAGAAAAAGGCATTCGGCTGGAGATGCGTCAGGTACCCGCCCACTCGGCTGAACTCCTTAACGACCAACTTTAA
- the nfsB gene encoding oxygen-insensitive NAD(P)H nitroreductase: MDIVSVALKRYSTKAFDATKKLTAGEAEQLKTLLQYSPSSTNSQPWHFIVASTDEGKARVAKAASGTYVFNERKILDASHVVVFCAKTAMDDAWLQRVVDQEEADGRFATPDAKAANHKGRTFFADMHRKELKDDDQWMAKQVYLNVGNFLLGVAAMGLDAVPIEGVDFAILDEEFDLKAQGYTSLVVVPVGHHSVEDFNASLPKSRLPQSTTITEI, from the coding sequence ATGGATATCGTATCGGTCGCTTTGAAGCGCTATTCCACCAAGGCCTTTGACGCCACGAAAAAGCTGACTGCCGGGGAAGCGGAACAGCTGAAAACGCTGCTGCAGTACAGCCCGTCTAGCACCAACTCCCAGCCGTGGCACTTTATCGTCGCCAGCACCGATGAAGGGAAAGCCCGCGTGGCGAAAGCCGCCAGCGGTACCTACGTGTTCAACGAACGTAAAATTCTCGACGCCTCGCACGTGGTGGTGTTCTGCGCGAAAACCGCGATGGACGACGCCTGGCTGCAGCGCGTCGTGGATCAGGAAGAGGCCGATGGCCGTTTCGCCACCCCGGACGCAAAAGCCGCTAACCACAAGGGTCGCACTTTCTTTGCCGATATGCACCGCAAAGAGCTGAAGGATGACGATCAGTGGATGGCGAAGCAGGTGTATCTCAACGTCGGCAATTTCCTGCTGGGCGTAGCGGCGATGGGTCTCGACGCCGTGCCGATTGAAGGGGTTGATTTTGCGATCCTCGATGAGGAATTTGACCTGAAAGCCCAGGGCTACACCAGCCTGGTGGTGGTCCCGGTCGGCCATCATAGCGTTGAAGACTTTAACGCCTCCCTGCCGAAGTCGCGTCTGCCGCAGTCGACGACGATTACCGAGATTTAA
- a CDS encoding TetR/AcrR family transcriptional regulator: MARPKSEDKKQALLEAAAAAFAQSGIAASTSAIARSAGVAEGTLFRYFATKDELLNELYLAIKLRLVRMMIAGLDPDEKRPKENARNIWNSYIDWGVRNPMEHKAIRRMALSERITDETRRQVKESFPELNEMCQLSVKEIFLSEAYRAFGDALFLSLAETTIEFASHDPQRAREIIALGFEAMWNALHEADAK; the protein is encoded by the coding sequence GTGGCTCGTCCAAAGAGTGAAGATAAAAAGCAAGCGTTACTGGAAGCTGCCGCCGCGGCTTTCGCCCAGTCCGGCATCGCCGCCTCGACGTCGGCCATCGCCCGCAGCGCCGGGGTTGCCGAGGGGACGCTGTTTCGCTATTTCGCCACCAAGGATGAGTTGCTCAACGAACTGTACCTCGCCATTAAGCTGCGCCTGGTGCGGATGATGATCGCCGGGCTGGATCCGGACGAAAAGCGCCCGAAAGAGAACGCGCGCAATATCTGGAACAGCTATATCGACTGGGGCGTGCGCAACCCGATGGAGCACAAGGCGATCCGCCGGATGGCGCTCAGCGAGCGCATCACGGACGAAACCCGCCGCCAGGTGAAAGAGAGCTTTCCGGAGCTCAACGAAATGTGCCAGCTGTCGGTGAAAGAGATATTCCTCAGCGAAGCGTATCGCGCCTTTGGTGATGCCCTGTTTCTGTCGCTGGCGGAAACCACTATCGAATTCGCCAGCCACGATCCGCAGCGCGCCCGGGAGATTATCGCCCTTGGCTTTGAAGCCATGTGGAACGCCCTGCATGAGGCGGATGCCAAATGA
- a CDS encoding PTS sugar transporter subunit IIA, which produces MKHIYVASHGHFARGLVNSLSLLIGDEHGVIPVCAYDEDIVTTEQLEQTLEHLIVQANGDEVVIFTDLLGGSINNSAVSVLMRHRNVFVVAGINLTLLLEFLLCEEATTEAAIVYATSAARESIVFINPLLTQPSSDPQGESHD; this is translated from the coding sequence GTGAAACATATCTATGTGGCCAGCCACGGCCATTTTGCTCGCGGACTGGTGAACAGTTTGTCGCTGCTGATTGGCGACGAACACGGCGTTATCCCGGTCTGCGCCTATGACGAAGATATCGTGACCACCGAACAGCTGGAGCAAACCCTGGAGCATCTCATCGTCCAGGCGAATGGTGATGAAGTGGTGATCTTTACCGACCTGCTTGGCGGCAGTATCAACAATAGCGCCGTGAGCGTCTTGATGCGTCATCGTAACGTTTTCGTGGTCGCTGGCATCAATCTGACTCTGCTGCTGGAGTTTCTGCTGTGCGAAGAAGCCACTACCGAGGCCGCGATTGTCTACGCCACCAGCGCGGCGCGTGAATCCATTGTTTTCATCAACCCTCTACTAACACAACCATCCTCTGACCCACAGGGAGAATCTCATGATTAA
- a CDS encoding SIS domain-containing protein — protein sequence MHVEDYMNETPARLLAMLTQTREDLWQAAKALADRGISRIILTGSGTSYHGALTARSFMQQWCGIPVDVYWPFLLDETALSLSDKALVIGISQGGGSLSTLAAMERARAAGHLTASMAGEAPAAIDQAADLILTVPCGEERAGAKTKGYHCTILNLILLALAVASRQQRLSDEERKALLVRMERTFNHLPTLIEASQAWVLNHARPLIDSADIRLTGPAGLFGTVQEGALKMLETLRCPVAGYEFEEFIHGIYNAFDERSTLIMLDPFPDERQDRLAEILGGWTQHIYRIGPQVENNGKNMPFAFINDPDFAIFEYIIPLQMVCARLPPVKGIDPAIPKDPQFHQKMKSKQPN from the coding sequence ATGCACGTAGAAGACTATATGAATGAAACCCCCGCTCGCCTGCTCGCTATGCTAACGCAGACGCGGGAAGATCTCTGGCAAGCGGCGAAAGCGCTGGCGGATCGCGGGATCTCTCGAATCATCCTGACCGGTTCCGGTACGTCTTACCACGGCGCGCTGACCGCGCGGTCGTTTATGCAGCAGTGGTGCGGCATCCCGGTCGATGTGTACTGGCCCTTCCTGCTGGACGAGACGGCTCTATCCCTCAGCGACAAAGCGCTGGTCATCGGCATTTCTCAGGGAGGCGGTAGCCTCTCTACTCTCGCCGCAATGGAGCGCGCCCGGGCAGCCGGGCACCTTACCGCTTCCATGGCCGGGGAAGCGCCAGCTGCCATCGACCAGGCGGCAGATTTGATCCTGACGGTCCCCTGTGGAGAAGAGCGCGCCGGCGCCAAAACCAAAGGGTATCACTGCACCATACTCAACCTGATACTGCTTGCGCTTGCCGTCGCCAGTCGCCAGCAGCGCCTGAGCGATGAGGAGCGCAAGGCGCTACTCGTCCGCATGGAGAGGACGTTCAATCATTTGCCGACGCTCATTGAGGCCTCGCAGGCGTGGGTTCTCAATCACGCCCGGCCGCTTATCGACAGCGCGGACATTCGCCTGACCGGTCCGGCAGGGCTGTTTGGCACCGTTCAGGAAGGTGCGCTAAAGATGCTTGAAACGCTACGCTGTCCGGTTGCCGGTTACGAATTTGAGGAGTTCATCCACGGGATCTATAACGCCTTCGACGAACGCTCTACCCTGATCATGCTCGATCCGTTTCCCGATGAGCGTCAGGATCGCCTGGCGGAAATACTTGGCGGCTGGACTCAGCATATTTATCGCATTGGTCCACAAGTCGAAAATAACGGCAAAAATATGCCCTTCGCATTTATTAACGATCCCGACTTTGCGATCTTTGAATATATTATTCCGTTACAAATGGTTTGTGCCCGACTGCCGCCAGTGAAGGGCATCGATCCCGCAATACCGAAGGATCCGCAGTTCCACCAGAAAATGAAAAGTAAACAACCCAATTAA
- a CDS encoding PTS mannose/fructose/sorbose/N-acetylgalactosamine transporter subunit IIC yields MLLTATLLGLIAALGILDGRLLGVSMIDRPLVMCALTGLVCGNLHEGILIGATLELIFLGNVAIGAAHPPDIVTGSVLATAFSIMSGRGPEAALTIAIPVSMLAQTLGILVRVVNARFGHLADRYAAQGNTRMVGLMHLAGPTLLYFLNGFLPVFFAILLGSSAVSWFLEAIPPVITNGLIVASKILPALGFALLISMMLSSKLMPYLGLGFLIAAYTKLDIIAIALFAVVLAFIISQFLNLKQQES; encoded by the coding sequence ATGTTGCTCACCGCAACGTTACTCGGACTGATTGCCGCCCTGGGGATCCTCGATGGCCGCCTGCTTGGGGTATCGATGATCGACCGGCCGCTGGTGATGTGCGCCCTCACCGGTCTGGTCTGCGGCAATCTGCATGAGGGGATTCTGATTGGCGCTACGCTGGAGCTTATTTTCCTCGGCAACGTCGCCATCGGCGCCGCGCACCCGCCAGATATCGTGACCGGCTCCGTACTGGCGACCGCGTTTTCGATCATGTCCGGCCGCGGTCCGGAGGCTGCGCTTACCATTGCCATCCCCGTCTCAATGCTGGCGCAAACGCTGGGCATCCTGGTGCGCGTGGTGAACGCCCGCTTCGGTCATCTGGCGGACCGCTATGCGGCGCAAGGTAATACCCGGATGGTCGGCCTGATGCACCTCGCCGGTCCGACGCTACTCTATTTTTTAAACGGATTTCTACCGGTTTTTTTCGCCATCCTGCTCGGCTCTTCGGCGGTTAGCTGGTTCCTTGAGGCGATTCCGCCGGTGATCACCAACGGATTGATCGTCGCCAGTAAGATCTTGCCAGCGCTCGGTTTCGCCCTGCTGATCAGCATGATGCTCAGCAGCAAACTGATGCCGTACCTCGGTCTGGGATTTTTGATAGCGGCATATACCAAACTGGATATCATCGCCATCGCGCTATTCGCCGTGGTGTTGGCTTTTATCATCAGCCAGTTTCTTAATCTTAAGCAGCAGGAGAGCTAA
- a CDS encoding MBL fold metallo-hydrolase translates to MSGQDMNRVTFSVVAIMLLAAATTLPFVLNAGFGKAPQGAQLSQVEASPHYRDGQFHNQLPTPGFTGQKNMLAAWWDFLMTKRENARPAQPLPLVKTDLATLPLGQDVMVWLGHSSWYLQLAGKRILIDPVFSDYAAPFSFINKAFPGDYPWRAEGMPAIDLLIVSHDHYDHLDYATIRALLPKIKRVITPLGVGSHLRYWGMDGALITEADWQQAIPVSDELSVHVLPARHFSGRGLKRNQTLWASFLFVTPQQKIYYSGDSGYGPHFKAIGDEFGPIDLAIMENGQYDQDWKYIHMMPDETAQAADDLRARAVLPGHAGRFVLAKHSWDEPYQRLAAASEGRAWRLLTPVQGEPVWVADKTQSFNAWWR, encoded by the coding sequence TTGTCTGGTCAGGATATGAACCGTGTCACTTTCAGCGTGGTCGCCATCATGTTACTCGCAGCAGCAACGACATTGCCGTTTGTCCTCAATGCCGGTTTTGGTAAGGCGCCGCAGGGGGCACAGCTTAGCCAGGTGGAAGCGTCTCCCCACTACCGGGACGGCCAGTTCCATAACCAACTGCCCACGCCGGGATTCACCGGGCAGAAAAATATGTTGGCGGCGTGGTGGGATTTTTTGATGACCAAACGGGAAAACGCCCGTCCCGCGCAGCCGCTGCCGCTGGTGAAAACCGATCTGGCGACGCTGCCCCTCGGGCAGGACGTGATGGTCTGGCTCGGCCACTCTTCCTGGTATCTGCAGCTGGCGGGAAAACGCATCCTGATCGACCCGGTGTTCAGCGATTACGCGGCGCCGTTCTCCTTTATCAATAAAGCCTTCCCCGGCGATTATCCGTGGCGGGCGGAAGGGATGCCGGCGATCGATCTGCTGATCGTCTCCCACGATCACTACGACCATCTGGATTACGCCACCATCCGCGCTCTGCTGCCGAAAATTAAGCGGGTCATTACGCCGCTGGGGGTTGGGTCGCACCTGCGCTACTGGGGAATGGACGGGGCGCTGATTACCGAAGCGGACTGGCAGCAGGCGATTCCGGTTAGCGATGAGCTCAGCGTCCACGTCCTGCCGGCGCGGCACTTTTCCGGCCGTGGGCTGAAGCGCAACCAGACGCTGTGGGCCAGTTTTCTGTTCGTTACCCCGCAGCAAAAGATTTATTACAGCGGCGACAGCGGGTATGGGCCGCACTTTAAAGCGATAGGCGATGAGTTCGGTCCGATCGATCTGGCGATCATGGAGAACGGACAGTATGACCAGGACTGGAAATATATCCACATGATGCCGGATGAAACGGCTCAGGCTGCTGACGACCTGCGCGCTCGCGCGGTGCTGCCTGGGCATGCAGGACGATTCGTTTTGGCGAAACACAGCTGGGATGAACCGTATCAACGGCTGGCGGCTGCCAGCGAAGGAAGGGCCTGGCGTCTGCTGACGCCTGTGCAGGGCGAGCCGGTGTGGGTCGCCGATAAGACGCAATCATTTAACGCCTGGTGGCGCTAA
- a CDS encoding MmcQ/YjbR family DNA-binding protein, with the protein MTPETLHPCAHRIALTYPFTEHCWPFGPEYDVFKVDGRIFMITMTIRGRALVNLKAEPQKSLLNQEIYRSIEPGYHMNKKHWITVVPGDDISEDLLAELIDDSWHQVVNKLSKKAQQRLRPR; encoded by the coding sequence ATGACGCCGGAAACGCTGCACCCCTGCGCCCACCGTATCGCCCTGACCTACCCGTTTACCGAGCACTGCTGGCCCTTTGGGCCGGAGTACGACGTGTTTAAGGTCGACGGCCGCATCTTTATGATCACCATGACCATTCGCGGCCGGGCGCTGGTCAACCTCAAGGCCGAGCCGCAGAAGTCGCTGCTCAATCAGGAAATTTATCGCAGCATCGAACCGGGCTACCATATGAACAAGAAACACTGGATCACGGTGGTGCCGGGGGACGACATCAGCGAGGATCTGCTGGCCGAGCTGATTGACGACTCATGGCATCAGGTGGTGAACAAGCTGAGCAAAAAGGCCCAGCAGCGCCTGCGTCCGCGCTGA
- a CDS encoding SIS domain-containing protein: protein MSIAHKNAHTIIRDILSKQHIERVWFVGCGGSLTGFWPGKYFLDCEAKKLAVGYVTSNEFVHATPNALGKNSVVILASQQGNTAETVEAARIARQKGAATIGLVYTPGTPLCEHSDYTIEYCWARYPETVDPTQQKAAYSLWLALEMLAQTEGYAHYDEMVSAFASFESVVRGAQQQVQADARHFAEAWKSEKVIYMMGSGPSFGAAHQESICILLEMQWINSASIHSGEYFHGPFEITEAGTPFILLKSSGRTRPLDDRAIRFIERYQGKLQIIDVEKVGIDTLHASVREYFCGLLHNCVLDVYNLALATARNHPLTTRRYMWKVEY, encoded by the coding sequence ATGTCTATAGCTCATAAAAACGCACATACTATTATTCGCGATATTTTATCTAAGCAGCACATTGAGCGGGTATGGTTTGTCGGCTGCGGTGGTTCATTAACCGGTTTCTGGCCGGGGAAATATTTTCTCGATTGTGAAGCGAAAAAGCTGGCCGTCGGCTATGTGACCAGTAATGAATTTGTCCACGCGACGCCGAACGCGTTAGGTAAAAACAGCGTAGTGATCCTCGCCTCGCAGCAGGGCAACACCGCTGAAACGGTGGAAGCCGCCCGCATCGCGCGTCAGAAAGGCGCCGCCACTATTGGACTGGTATATACCCCCGGCACGCCGCTGTGCGAACACAGCGATTACACTATTGAATACTGCTGGGCGCGCTATCCCGAAACCGTCGATCCGACGCAGCAAAAAGCGGCATACAGCCTGTGGCTGGCGCTGGAAATGCTTGCGCAAACTGAGGGATACGCCCATTACGATGAGATGGTCAGCGCCTTTGCCAGTTTTGAATCCGTGGTGCGCGGCGCTCAGCAGCAGGTTCAGGCGGATGCGCGCCATTTTGCCGAAGCCTGGAAGAGCGAAAAGGTCATCTACATGATGGGCAGCGGCCCCTCATTCGGCGCCGCGCATCAGGAATCCATCTGTATTCTGCTCGAGATGCAGTGGATTAACTCCGCCAGCATCCACAGCGGCGAGTATTTCCACGGCCCCTTTGAGATTACCGAAGCGGGAACGCCGTTTATTTTATTAAAAAGCAGCGGCCGCACCCGCCCGCTGGATGACCGCGCGATCCGCTTTATCGAACGTTACCAGGGAAAACTGCAGATTATTGACGTGGAAAAGGTGGGAATCGACACACTGCACGCCAGCGTGCGCGAATATTTCTGCGGCCTGCTGCACAACTGCGTACTGGATGTTTACAACCTGGCGCTGGCCACCGCCCGCAACCACCCGCTGACCACCCGCCGCTATATGTGGAAAGTCGAATATTGA
- a CDS encoding RamA family antibiotic efflux transcriptional regulator, with translation MTISAQVIDTIVEWIDDNLHQPLRIDDIARHAGYSKWHLQRLFLQYKGESLGRYIRERKLLLAARDLRDTDQRVYDICLKYGFDSQQTFTRVFTRTFNLPPGAYRKENHSRAH, from the coding sequence ATGACGATTTCCGCTCAGGTGATTGACACTATCGTCGAGTGGATTGATGACAACCTGCATCAACCGCTGCGTATTGATGATATCGCTCGCCATGCCGGGTATTCGAAATGGCATCTGCAACGGCTGTTTTTACAGTATAAAGGGGAGAGCCTGGGGCGCTATATACGCGAAAGGAAGCTGCTGCTGGCCGCCCGCGATCTGCGCGACACCGATCAGCGGGTCTACGATATCTGCCTGAAGTATGGCTTCGATTCGCAGCAGACCTTTACCCGCGTCTTCACCCGGACCTTCAATCTGCCGCCGGGCGCCTACCGTAAAGAGAACCACAGCCGCGCCCACTGA
- a CDS encoding DUF1158 domain-containing protein gives MKHPLETLLSAAGILLLALLSCLLLPAPSLGLTLAQKLVETFHMMDLNQLYTVLFCLWFLALGAIEYLVLRWVWRRWFSLER, from the coding sequence ATGAAACATCCGCTGGAAACGCTCCTCTCCGCCGCCGGGATCTTACTGCTGGCCCTGCTCTCCTGTCTGCTGTTGCCCGCGCCGTCGCTGGGCCTGACGCTGGCGCAAAAGCTGGTTGAGACATTCCATATGATGGATCTCAACCAGCTTTATACCGTGCTGTTTTGTCTGTGGTTCCTGGCGCTGGGCGCCATTGAGTATCTGGTGCTGCGCTGGGTGTGGCGTCGCTGGTTTTCCCTCGAACGCTAA